A single region of the Planctomycetia bacterium genome encodes:
- a CDS encoding aminotransferase class IV, protein MLQTFNPLNRDLIVNINGRLVHRDEAGVSPFDSAVQGGDAVWEGLRLYRGRIFKLREHLDRLRSSALALAFATIPAHDEIIEQIRRTLAANSMTDNVHLRLTLTRGVKITSGMDPRLNQSGPTLIVLAEHKPPVYDATGISLVTSSVRRFPPDCLDPKIHHCNLIQSILAKIEANVAGADDALMLDTHGFVAETNATHVFIVDRDAVVTSRLVACPEGITRATVLQLCQQHGIPAAERDLTLTEVYRADEMFCTGTMGGLTPVIKVDGRTISTGKGGPIAGRLSQLYAELTATEGVSMV, encoded by the coding sequence ATGCTCCAAACCTTCAATCCTCTCAACCGCGACCTGATCGTCAACATCAATGGCCGGCTCGTGCATCGGGACGAGGCGGGCGTGAGTCCGTTCGATTCGGCGGTGCAGGGCGGAGACGCCGTGTGGGAAGGGCTGCGGCTCTATCGCGGCAGGATTTTCAAGCTGCGTGAACATCTCGATCGCTTGCGCAGTTCTGCGTTGGCCTTGGCCTTCGCGACGATTCCTGCGCACGACGAGATCATCGAACAGATTCGCCGCACGCTGGCCGCGAACTCGATGACGGACAATGTCCATCTCCGGTTGACACTCACGCGCGGCGTGAAGATCACCTCCGGCATGGACCCTCGGCTCAATCAATCGGGACCGACGTTGATTGTGCTCGCGGAACACAAGCCGCCGGTGTACGACGCGACCGGCATTTCGTTGGTCACCAGCAGCGTGCGCAGGTTCCCGCCGGATTGTCTCGATCCGAAGATTCACCATTGCAATCTGATTCAGTCGATCCTCGCCAAGATTGAAGCCAACGTGGCCGGTGCGGACGATGCGCTGATGCTGGACACGCACGGGTTTGTGGCCGAGACGAACGCAACGCATGTGTTCATCGTGGATCGCGATGCGGTTGTCACGAGTCGCCTGGTGGCCTGTCCGGAAGGCATTACCAGGGCTACTGTCCTGCAACTTTGCCAGCAACATGGCATCCCAGCGGCGGAACGCGATCTGACGCTCACCGAGGTCTATCGCGCGGACGAGATGTTCTGCACCGGCACAATGGGCGGGCTGACTCCAGTGATTAAGGTCGATGGGCGCACGATCAGCACCGGTAAGGGCGGGCCAATCGCGGGCCGATTGTCGCAACTCTATGCGGAACTCACAGCGACCGAAGGGGTTTCGATGGTATGA